TCGGTAAATAAAACTCTAAGTGAGAGTTAGTTAAACAAACGTCATTATGCAACGCcgcaaacaaaagacttaggcgaCGAACTTGACAGATGCATGTGAGATAACTTGGGGAAATGTGGCTGCGCAAGATGAGAGGTGAAAAGTTAAAGGGAGACATTCGAGAGCGTAATCCCGCTTACCCGCGGAGGATGGCGCCTAAATTGCCTTTTAATTGCTCCCAGGGGTCAGCAAAAAGGGCAAGCCGGACAAGGTGAGCTGTCAAACGGATTAACGGACCCACCACTGATTGGAGCTTTCTTGAACGACTTTTTGTAGCCGCAGGCACTCAAAACTGGGCACAAAAAGCAGTGCCAACAAAACATACGGCAATTAGCCGTTGCAATTAGCGGTGTCGCTGAACGGCGGCGGCTTCTGGGCCATCATTTAAGCTGATCAGTGATCACAGAGCGGCGTCTTAAGACCCTGACCACGGGACGTCAGCGGCAGCAATGGAAACAATATAATTAGCTCGTAATGCTAACAAAAATACAATCATTCTTCTGCTGCAGcccaaaatatttgatttatgcctGGCTCCCGACTTTGTATAGGTGTCGTTAACCCAGTTTCGGTTTGACGACGGGTTTAGTCAACCATATATAGAGACggttaatttattataattaagcATGAAATTCATATTTGGCTGCTTGAGAAGTGAGCTAACATCGGTAGTAGCTAATTCGCTAagtgtttaatttaatgccGTTTTTTCGTTGGCTCAAACAATTACTCAAGCTAAAAGACCTCAAGATTGGTTTGTAGATAATAGCGATGCTAAGGGTAGCCATAAATTTCTTTGAACAAAAGCAGCTCAACGATAACAAGCGAAATTCGTTTGCATctagttgtttgtttgtcaacGACaacaaaagggaaataattttattcattcattCCGCTTGGCTTGAATTATCGCcccaaaatatttacattttaagtttaataaaattgttCGCTTACATTTTATGGGCCCCTcccgaaatcaatttaaatttcaaatacgAAATTCACTTAACAAGTCAGCGAAGTCATTGAAAgacaattaaacattttgcaatttacGGCTGCGTAAGgcaagacaaataattcgcTTGTCGCTTGTTACTTTTACGGGCCGGTTTCACGCCGCTGGACGCCTTAAATCACAAAAGCCACAGGCTCGGCGATTGCCAGAGCCCGGATCGGTTGCCTGCTCCGGAATTCCAGCGCCTGGTGCACCCGACTGTTCCCGGTTCGCTGCTCAACCACGGCCTTGAATCCCCGGTTGGCTCCCCGCACCTCGTAGTGCACACTGCGAACGTGTCCACTGGGCTCCAGGTGGGCATACGACCCGGAGACGTAGTCCCCATGGCGCTGCTCTCGGTGCAGGATGTGCACCCGACTGGCCACGTCGGAGATGTGGTACTGATGCGAGTAGTGCAGCTGGAAAGAGGATAGAAACATTATTATTCGCCTATTTGTGTCTCTTAAAAGTTGAACGATATTTCTAGcacagaaaataatatttgccgTGCTTATTAGGATATTTAACAGATCTGATGAGGTGGtagacaaacacacactccaATGCAAACtagtgcaaataaatcaagtaCACTGAAAAGGTGCAAATCAGTGGTAGAAGAAACTTATTTTGGGCTAAGCCAACCAATAAAAAAGCGAGAATATTTGAATTACTgtattaatttaatatcatCAAGCTTTTATTAAACTCCATTCGCGTTGTTGTGAAACAGATGCCAGACTCACCCTTTCCTCGTCATGATTTTTGCCGTAATCGCTGTAAAACTCGATGTACCCAGCCGgtccacgctgcgtatgcgcaatctGCAGCAGCCAGAGGACCACGAAGC
This genomic interval from Drosophila teissieri strain GT53w chromosome 3L, Prin_Dtei_1.1, whole genome shotgun sequence contains the following:
- the LOC122617584 gene encoding cuticle protein 7; this encodes MPTCPVSMAYGWGLGFVVLWLLQIAHTQRGPAGYIEFYSDYGKNHDEERLHYSHQYHISDVASRVHILHREQRHGDYVSGSYAHLEPSGHVRSVHYEVRGANRGFKAVVEQRTGNSRVHQALEFRSRQPIRALAIAEPVAFVI